aacatgttatatgaaagtttttcttttttaaaaattttcagCCTTTCCTTCAATGCATCTTCATTCAGCTTCTAAATCTAAAACAGTCTGTTTCTAGTTCTATATGAAGTTATTGACTTTGAAGCCTTTCTTGGTgcagaaaatgaagatgatggtgaagATATAGCTGAAGAGGAAGCTGTGTGTAGGATATGTATGGTTGATCTATGTGAAGGAGGGGAGACGTTCAAGATGGAATGCAGCTGCAAAGGTGAACTTGCTCTGGCTCACCAAGAATGTGCTATTAAATGGTTCAGCATCAAAGGTaacaagacttgtgatgtatgCAAGGAGGAGGTTCGTAACCTCCCCGTCACTCTTTTGAGGATCCAAAATGTTCAAACTCAGAATACTGGAGCAAGGTCTCAGCAGGAAGATGACTTCAGGCATGTGTTGTTATTTTCCTTTGATAAAGATCATCACTGGTTTGTGATGTATGAGTTATGACAATAAGCTTCAATTGGCTGCTAAATGGATTTCAAATAGGATTTATGGCCAACATGTTTATAGGATCATACCAAATTATGTTAATAATCATTAATTACCATCCTCCATTCAGTTATAAATTAACCTAAATTTAGCATTTCTTTTCCCTTGTTGCCACTGCTTCTTTCAAATTAATCTGTTCAAATTCAACAGGGTTTGGCAGGAACTGCCAGTGCTTGTCATTGTCAGCATGATTGCTTATTTCTGTTTCCTTGAGCAGCTATTGGTAAGAATAGAAGTCCTCTCATTTCTATCAAAGTTACGGTTCTTTTATAGCCTCAGTTATTCAACTTCTGCAGGTTAGAAAAATGGGAACCAGAGCAATTTTCATATCTCTCCCGTTTTCCTGTGTACTAGGTCTACTCTCCTCCATGACATCATCAACCATGGGTATGTTTTCTGAAGGCCCTTGATAAATATTTTCAAGATGCTTTATCATAGTTTGGTTGATAAATCTAAAATGTTATGGGAGAAAAAGAACATTTGGTCATTTGTGCAACAGGCTGACACACTAGCAATTGAGATATATGATTGTTGAACATGATTTACAGGAGATTGTATTGCCTAATTGATGAGTAGTTTATGACAAATATTTGGGGGGAGTTCTTATTcataatatgtttttattttggcTAATTTTGTTTGTATACTAATATATGCTAAcctgtcttttttttttaactttgttGTCCAGTGAAGAGCAGCAATTTCATTTGGATTTATGCAGCTGTCCAATTTGCTTTGGTGGTTATCTTTGCACACATATTTTACTCCTTGGTAATAGATTTTGATAAGAGCTAAATTCTTGTTACCTCAATTTTTTGCATGAAACCAAGATTGATAATATTATTTTGAGAAATGAATTGTCAAGGGGATCAACCAACCAATGAGGGTTGTATCAATTGGTAAGAAGAAGCTGTTGAGAGAAAAAAGTTGGGATCACATTCTGCTTACAATTATAAGCAAAGCCCACAGGCTTGTTAGTTTTGGTCATTAATACTAATAGAGCACTTACGAGATTTGGTACACATGAAACTCTTCTCTAAGTTTTTAGGGTAAGAGAGTTTCTTGGGAGATGCAATGGAACTTTATATTTTCCAACCTGATTCTTAAAGTGTTTTGATTCACAAGGGCCTATAATTCAAAGTACGGTAATCCCAGAAGCTATACTTTGTAGCTTCTTCATAGAAGCGGTTATGAGTTTGCTAACTGCAGAGCTAAACACACTCTAACAGAATTCTGACTTATTGATATCTAAATTCTAAGGCCAGTTCCATGCATGCTTAATTGGAAAAATGCAGGGATTTTGATGATAAGTTTTAACTAATTGCAGCCTAAGTTCTTTTGTTCTCTAACATAGAGTTTAAAACCACTTCCCTCAACTTTTGGTAGCATGACAATGTGAACCAAACTCCTAAATCAAGAATAACAAACATACTAACTTCATTCAATTACCCTGGTCAAGTGCAGGTTAGTAAGCAAGCAGTTCTAACAATTCTTCTAGCATCATTTGCTGGGTTTGGCGTGGTGATGAGTGGAAGTTCAATTCTCGCGGAGTTTGGcagatggagaagaagatggcGCACTTTATCAGAGCAGCAGCATCGTTCTCAAGCGACACAAGGACAACACTCTCAAACTATAAATACCTCGCGTTCAGGCCTTCCCAACCACAGTGGAACTGTGGTATAAAATCAACAAAACTCAAATCAGAGCTGAATTGAAGTCAGTATTGCTTCTTTCATATTGTTACCAAAAGCTAAGGGATGGAACAAAACTGGTTGTCAATTTCTGTTGTGTAGAGGATGAAACTGTAGCAGAATTTTACTAGTATGCATGTACATGAGACTACATTGTACAACTACACTGTAACAGCAGAGAATAACTTTGTACTAAGCATAAAACACATCCAGGGTTTGATAGTATAGGAATTAGAGTGTCTCATTGCAATTTCACCATGCTTCCTTGCTTGCGATTCAGAAACGGCCGCATAGCTCTCACCAGAGCAAACCTAATGACAAGTTTGATTCTACGGTTAAGAGCCTCATGATCACTTCTGAGAATAAGCTACAATGTGTAGCTTCTGGAGTTACTGTGTTTTGAATTATGTACCTATCgtcaatccaaacatgctataaatgGAGGGTAAAGGTGTGTTTGCATCAAAGGTTTTGAGAACATTGTGCTTTTGTTTATGATGGTTGTTTGCTTCCGTCAGATCGTGCAGGTTCAACAGTTGTAGACCTAGCCTAGTGGCATTAAATATGATGGTTATTATTTCTCTACGTTGTGGATTATGAATTGAAGGAACACTTCTGTACTTGTACTTCAACACTAAGACAAGCATTTAGAATTAGAATTTATATGTAGGTATGAATAGTGAAAACCGTTATCTTGTAAATACTTGGAATTCAATAGAGGAGAGTGAATGTTCGGTAGtctgtttggattgatggtCGCCACACAATTAAAAGCATCATATAGTCAGGGGAGCTAGGATTTTGATATCACTGGAGCTAAGATCTAGGATTATACTCTCagcgttcctaattataagacctaatacaaaaaatgcgattattaagaaaacattaaaggtgcttgctgtggtaccttaatttAAATGGGGGTATGGTACCTTAAATGATGTAAAACCTCTTTATatccaatttttttaacttcttaAAGCCTCTAGcaccatcattcatgagcatttTAGTAGATTATTTTATAATCTTGTCGTTCGCCGGACACCAATTTTCATATCTCACCTTTATTGTGGTTAATAACTCTCTTGTTCTTACATTGCATACATTTCCACTTCCACCACTAGATTCTGAATTAAAAAGAGCTGCAACAACCGGCATGACGTCTAAGATTTCAAGCAAAGTTAAAAGGTCTAACCTTCTCTGTTTTTCTGCCcttcaatttcacaatttcatcTAGTCGGGGTAttgtacccaaaaaaatttcagggtaccacagaatttccCAACATttaaatgtgtctaattagtgtattagttttttaaaaatgcatacattcctcCATATataccctttgtcattttctctcacgaattaatggtaggtggtaattaaaactttgaaattgaaaacacacaattaatgtgaggggtATATATGGAAGAGTAGAATACTTTTTGTTAGATTATTGTTAaatgtcttatatttaggaacgtgaaaattttaaaactaagtcttataattaggaacgagTGTGAAAAATATTGAGATATTaactacttttttttataagcagaaGATATTATTAGATTAAATACAAGAGATACTAACCATCATATACACGTTCAAAATAAATCATCATATAAGCATCGGcaaacaaacaacaaaaaatagaataaagtaGAATGAAACAACAGCGCCCTCTCAAAAAGTAGTATAAAAGTAGCATGCCAAAACTAAGAACCAAGGAGAAGCTCTCCATGACAAAAAGTTAGGGGCACACAAGTACCCTTATATTTTAAATGAAGATGAAACCTGCAAAAGTGCATCACATATGTGGTAAATTTTCCAACAATCATGTAATCagtgagaaaatcatatttCATCTTATTATGTAACCTTATTTTTATAACTTTCATATTTGAAAAGACACGTTTAGTGGTTGTTATTGACACATAAAGGAAGGCGTTTACTATGCACAAGGAAATACTTGTGCGTAGTTACACTATGTACTTTTTAACTGCTAGTGCAGGTTTACAtgtaatttctttatttttaaaaattcaaataaatatttaaaatattagagTATGATTAATGAATTAGTAAGTGAATAGATTGTCCTCTTCCTCCCTCAACCTTTCATCGTCTTCTCCCACCCCATTAGAAACCCAACCCAACACTACTGAAGCCCCACCCAGCACTACTGAAGCGCTTCAAAAGAAGCTCACTTTCTTAGTTTCTTTACTTCAAGAACCATTGAATTTGTAAGGAATGAAAGAATGAAGGATTTGCATTTGCAAACACATTTCAAGCAAATAGCACAATTCCATCAGCcaaaaagaatttttttgtcaTGCCAGAACTTGTCCAGGAAAATAAGTGGCAGCCAAAATCCAGTTTTTTCAAATAGGAGGGATGAATATATGTGGCAGATACTGATGGGGATGGAAGAAGACAAGGGAATATTTAATCTAATAATATCGCTTGTAAGGTCGTCTCCCTTTCCTCCTCAAACttgtcttcctcttcctcgtcGTTATAGGGACGGCGGATATGGCAACGATGGTGAAAGTGTTGTTTTGGTTAAAGAGGTGTTGTGTTACAAAAAGATACCTGACAAAATGCAAGAAGTGTTTACGTGTGATGTTGAGCACAACTTGGCAACTTGCACAATGGTGATTAACATACTACATGTTTTGGAGATGATTGtataagaaaaatattaattaaagttTGTAGCTTGTCTTCAAAAGTGATCATGAGACTTATAACTACGGAGCCAAACATGCATGCAATATCTATGTCTCTATGAGTAATATTATATCCCAAACTATTATTTTACCTTATAACTTAGAGAGGTGTTGCGTTATGAAAATAATCCAGAAGAAATGCAAGCAGTGTTTACGTCACTACAGGAAATGAATGTTTTCAGTGTCCTTTGCAATACAAGCTAATAATCAAATGAATTTCCCAGTTGTGCACTCTGGTTTCCGGAAAGATTAATTGCGGAGGAGGAAGTGGACGCTAAATATGCTAGAATAATTCCAAGGTAATCCTCTTGCTGTATCTTTTGTTCCCCAGCACTAGCTACCTAAGTGTTCCTGAAAACTCTCGCTCTGCAAGAGAGAAATTGATTGCCAATGAATTATGGCAGTTGAATTTAAACTGTTGGCCGGAGTTCATTGATGCCGTAATTATACCATTTTTTTCTATAACTGTTTATTTTTATAGGCACATTGCACTCATCAGATCTAGGAAAATTGTTTTAGGAGAGGTCAGATAACTATAAAGTAATGCAGTGATATACATAAGTGAAGTTTAAAAAGAGAAGCTTTTGCATGTATTTCAGTGTATCTTATATGTTTAAGCTTAAATTTTTAAGCTATCATGACATGATCATTTTTTTCTAGAGTTGTGTTGTACACCTGTTGGATTTAATATCTATGAATGATAGATCTCTGGTGTTTCTTTAAAATAGTTTTAGGCACAGTGGTTCTGTATTGCAAGGGGGAATAAGTATGTACTAATATCATATATGTAGACTCTTTCAAGTTCACTAACTATGTTTTGGTTTGGTGTTTTTCTGTTATATTTGCGTAGGCTTGGAGCATGTGGCTGAGGAGGCATGTCCTGTTTTTGAAGGTTGGAAGCCtaaagatttaattttttttacttttgctACATACTGCATGAATGACAAACTCAATCTCTAGCTTTTTTTTTACCAGTGATATGTTTGTTTTTTTACCCCAATTTTAGTTCTTCCTTGTTGtgttatgattttattttgcaACTGAGTGAGTGGCGGTGGTTCGAAGAACTACGACTGGAGCCACCGTCGCACATGGTGGTGGTCATGACCACCATGGTTTCTTCTTCAATCAGCTTTATTCTTAACTTCTTTTCAATGCTAATGTTTTGAAAATAACTGATAAGAGAAGAAAGAGGAAGCTGATTCCAAATTTGTACGTGTTATATATGTTCAGTGGAGTGAAATATAACATAATAAAGCACTTAACTTAATGGAGTTTCTTTTGAAATATTGCAGGAGGCATTGGTATTAAGGGAAGTGCAGAATGGTTGATGAAAGTAATGTAGAGTATACCATTCCTGTTCCGAAAACCCATGAAGGTGCTTCAACCAAGTTATCCATAGAGTGCTTGGAATGGAACAATATTTAGCAATATTTAGCAGCTTTTTCAGTAGAAATCATTTCCAATTGTTGTTAAAAATAGTTAGTCTTACAGTTAATACAATTTCTTTTGGATGTTTTCATATGCAGAATCCGTAGGGTATTTGAGCTATCATTTCAGATAACGAGAGGGAGAAGAATATGTAGTTTGAATATTTGTGAGTCTTTATCACACCCAAGGAAAAAATTGAGCTGGACTTTTTTGCAGGTATCATACTTATTTTTCTGTATTTCAGTTTTTCTGCGATGGTTTGAAGGATTGATTACAAGAGTCATTTTTAATGACGTTTTAAGCGCCCCCCTCCTTCAAGTATAAATAATCATTGAGATTGTTTTGTCTCACAATATGCCCTTCTGTAATAATAAATTCAAATTGCTAACTACCTCCATTATATTAATAAACTCAATCTCAAACTTATTTGAGATTATAATTAATACACTATCCCAGTTCATAATAAAGATGTTTAGTTCTTCGAAATTGAGGATAGGTTGTTTTCAAGCTACATTTTCAATGTTTGGTATGCAGGAATGTGATTGCAGTTCTAAATGAATTGAAAATTTCTGAGGTAAACCCCAACGACACACTTTCATGGTTTTTATTTGTAGCAACATTTACCTGTCACGGCTTACATACCAATCACTTGAATTATGGAGCTGCTAAATGTTTCCTGCAGCAACCGTACCATTGATTGACCCTACTGTATTTCTCATTAGACTATAGGTTGCTAGCTAGGTTTATTGGAATCGCTGCGCGTGCAATACCCATTGAAACATATTAGAGATCTTTCAATGACTCATATGAGTATATGATGCACCAGGTAAACTCTGCCTAAATAGCAACAACGTTAGGAGATGAGTCcaatctgtaagatcaagttttgatctagtagtacaactctatgttttgatgattacaagttaactttttagtatgaacaattatggtactctaacgtgttttctgagtgtgctcttcaCAGGTTCTGACCTTaacataatctcacacaaatcagaagcactttgcttaaagagtgaccctagaaACGCTTTCaatatctatgttcaatctgaacagtagaaaggcttcagaagttctgaagtttatCAAGCTCTGATGTTGACTCaaatcacttgaagttctgaagatccagacgttctgataactcagacactctgaaggttcagaagctctgacggtttagaagactctgaagatccagaagctgaaaagtgaagactttgaagtccagaagcaaactggctctgaagaccaagtacttctcctctgagttcagaatcagaaggtacaacggtcagaggattcatgcttccctctgactctgatcaacaagcttcacaagttccaacacgaagcattcctctgatcagaagtctacaaggttaaaggtcaagtcactatccaaagtacaaaagcaaatgtactatcctgacgacctaacctaacatactcagccacaacagaagctggaaatcccagatctgccctccaacggtaacattcccatgcaatgttcaaaccctaatccttggagtatatatagaggctgaagactgaaagatgcggttggaagaaactcatacgcgcaagctatattcaaatcttctaagcattctttcttcattgaattcattgtgtttactacaagcttttaagaagcaatttctttgtaaacaatattttctaaaatagttgtttagtttacctttaggagatcaaggttgatcggatcctagagaagactaagagagtgaatcttagtgtgagctaagtcagtgtattgttagtcacttgtaggtttcaagtgcagttgtaacaattatctgattagtggattgccttcattttaagaaggaagaaatcaccttcacgggtggactggactagcttgagtgattcatcaagtgaaccaggataaaatccttgtgtgtttttctcttctcttatcttaagcactttacttgtgtctcgaaagatttgttaaaatcttaaggtggaagttttattctgaaaaacgctattcaaacccccccctttctaccgtttttcataccttcacaatcCGGGTAAGCCATGTGATTATTTGAAGCTTCCTGCCCTTAAGTTCGCGTGGAGTTTTTACTTGCATTTACTGATACTTGTAAATTTCTTTTGATTTTGCTTTTCTATACTCATTTAGGTTTGCAAGATTTGGTTTTGTTTTGCTTTGATTGTATACCACTAAAAGTCATTCCTTTCTTTgaagtgaatgaaagttaatttaaatttatattctTGGTAGGTTTTGTTTGTCAAGTTATATTCTTGGTAGGTCATTTCTTTCCTTCATTGTTGTATCTTTGTAAACATAAACCCATTTTCCAGAGCTCTTGCTCTATGATTTATGGTAATTTTGAATTTATCGGTAAATCAAATTAAAGCAGGCAATGGTAATTTTGTTATTGATAATCTTGGTCTCCCTTAATGAGTTTATAAGCACGAGTAGTAAGTACTCATGGGTTAGTTTAAATCTGATATCTTACATTGCCTAAGAATGACTAAAAGATGATTAAAATCTAATTGAAAATATAGATAAGAAGTATTTCACTTTGCATGCCTAAGGATGACTAAAAGAGGATTATAATATGATTGAAAATATAGATAAGAAGTATATCACTTTGTAGTTTTTATTGTAATTAGAATTTGTTTTTATGGAACTGCAGACTCTGAGGCTTGAGACTCCATTAAAGTGTTGCCAAACTATTGAAGGATAAGTCAAGGCAGCAGTTGAGCCCAAGCTGGGTGTTCGCTGACTAAAATAGTTGTGATGGCTAAATTTTCTTTTGCATATATGGTGTATTATAATGTTTAAGATAAAAGAGAATACTTAGAATCCCTCTTATTTGAGTTTAAGAAAGAGGAAGCTCCACTTGTATATTTAGAGAATTTTAATCCTTTTACTTATTGATTGTAGTTAATGTAAATTTTAGGTGGCcttttgttgtttatttttttttttaatagtcaAGGTATTGATTGATATATTcaatacaatagacaaattcTCCGTGCAACACGTGGGTAAAAAACAATAGTTAGTATGAAATTAGCTGTAAATTATATGCCAATTAGCTCGCaacattttataatttaaatcaaTTTATAGCTGCAGTTTAGCTTTAAAATTGCTGCCAAATTTCAGAACATTTCCCTGCCAATTAGCTAGGAAATAGCTGGTAAATTTCCAAGTGTCTAGGaaatcaaaaaataatataatatattgcTACAATTTAACCCCCACATAGCTAGAAAATTCTTCAAATTTGCTACAATGTAGGTGCCAAAAAATTTGGAAGACAATCAGGCTACCAACATTCTGGTAGCCAAACGCTAGTTTTCTTGTAGCTAAACACCTTTGGCTATAAATTTGCTAGAAAATTGCTAGCAAAATTTTGGAGGCTAATCTCTGAATTTCTTGTTGTGCTTGATGTTGAGCGCAACTTGCAGAATCGATTAACATATGGAGATGAATGGATATGAAAATGATTATTTAAACTTCATCATTTCATAGTAAATTTATTAGGAATACAATTCTTCAAGATaaagtaaaatttattttaacacAATCTTAAATCTTGGCAATACTTCTAATGTGAATAACAtgatcaacatttttttttataaaaataactcTAGTTGTGGCTTTTAAAGTGACCATTTGCATTAGATCCACTAGTACCTAATGCTAGGCACAACAACTCCAGCTACTTTAGGGACGCCACTGCCCAATCCATGTACTTTGGGCATTTCACCTACTACCCCAGGAACTCCAGGAGTTGGTTCGGGTTTAGGAGTGGGTTGAGCGATAATGGGAGGACGGTTGGGGGGAAAAGGTGAGGTACGGGGAGGAGGGAAGGGTTTAGGTAAGGGAATGGGAAATCCGGGAACGGGGAAGGGAAATCCAGGAATTTTAGGAAAGGGAAATCCGGGAGATCCAGGTGAGGGAAAGGGAAATCCAGGAATTTTAGGTAAAGGCGCTGCAGGTACGGGAAATTTAGGTAAGGGCGCTGCAGGTACGGGAAATTTAGGTAAGGGCGCTGCAGGTACGGGAAATTTAGGTAAGGGCGCTGCAGGTACGGGAAATTTAGGTAAGGGCGCTGCAGGTACGGGAAATTTAGGAATTTTAGGTAAAGGCGCTGCAGGTACGGGAAATTTAGGAATTTCGGGCAAGGGTGTTTCAGCTATGTCATTTTGATTTTTGACAACCTCATCAACTGCAAACATATGAACCATGAATAAATCAAATGATTTTTATCAAATTGAcgtgaaaatattaattaatgaatGGTTTTTATGCAAATTTTTATATACAAAGGTAAGATGAGTGCATGAAAAAAGGATAGTATATGAAAAGGTGAGTGACAGATGTCTGTGAGAATTGAAAACAAAATGCAAACTCACTTGTTCTAGATATTGAGGAAGACTCAACCAAGTCTCTAGCAGCATATGATGATGAGATCAAAACAACCATGGCCAAGAGGCCTATGATGAGTAGTAAGTTTTTCATAGGAACtacttttcaaaagtaaaataaaaataagaaattaaaaaaaaaatatgatgatGAAAGATGTGAAATTCACTGGGGAAGTTTACTCCTTATATATAGGAGAAAGAGCTAGAGAGTGAACGAGATCCCAACACAATATTGAGAATAACATAATAATTCAAGATTCTTTGAGAACTGAAAATTAATTGAGTCAAAAATTGtttatgcaaaaaaaaattaaagtacattaattatttaatattaaggttaaaaataaatacaataaaAATAGGTATTATATTTACTAAATATGATAATGATATGGTATCCATAAAGATACAGCAATGTGTAGAATATGTACATATTCATCACAAAGGTTAATTTGAAACAATAAtgtatattttgatttaaaCGTGCCATTCAAATGTTTGCCCAATCATcacattattaaatattaaatattactataaaataaaaataaaagtaataaGTAATACTATAATAAACTATAACTTTTTTCCAATTACACTACGCGATTTAACTACACCATAAACTACCTATATTCACTATGAGggtattaattaaaattatatactgtaaaaagtaaatattaaatttaaagtAATATAATAATGTATATTCATATGATGATaattattgttttaaaattatttcataaatcaaaacattatgataaataaattaagttacttatatatatgattTGCAATATTTCCTTGAGAGCTCGCTCTCAATTCGTTTTGGTAATacaatatttttctttctaaaaaatataatttgaaataattttttagattattttatttatatattgtaatttatttaataaatatataatttatttaaatatatactttatttataaatatattctaatttatttaatatgtCTCATGGCCTGGAGCTAATTGAGGGTGTCTTGTTTATCTTCTTTGGATGATGAGCCGTAAAGGAGGAATTTGCTGGCAATGTTACTGTTCCATTGTTTCACATGACCTAATTGGTGTTAAGTACTCTGTTTCTGGCTTTTgatgtattttttaatttgggttTGGCTTCTTTGGACTTGGATATTTGGTTGGCTAAAgtttgtggtactcttttttctttacTAGGGTTTTTTCTAGTAAGGTTTAATGAGACTCATTCTTTGGCTAGCCTTTCAAAGGGTGTTTCGTCTTAATATTTTCTCCATTAGATGGTTGTTTTCATGGGGTTCTTTGTTGCccaataaatttttttgttaccaaaaaaaattatttaatatgtaAATTTATGTTATTGAAAATAATGATTATTACCTTGTTGATTGGATGTAAAATTTATTATAGAAAGCATTaatgatattaattaattactgcaatgaaaacaaatattcatctttttcctttttttaggTTGTTTCGAAATTTTTAGAAGTTTTTTCTCTTTGTCTTTCTCTTTATcaaatatatagttttacttttattaataaataactagtgtttttttacccgcgcgttgcacggggaatacgtctattgtatttgatacgttaattaataccttgattattaaaaatatattaaacaatggatgaaatagaagactcagaaatgctaagcaaagttgacataaagacttctcttatAAGCCTGGTTGAGATCAACAGGAACTCGTTTTACATTCTTCGTGAATatgaagacaataacacaaatcatagatataaggaattagcaacaaattaatcttaaaaaaaatgaatgtgatagtagcacaaattaggattgtgtaagataaatcataaagtatgacattattgtgtttattccaactaagtagggatgacaatgggtagggtactatagaaCCATCCTCATACctgcgttttaaaaaattacctgttcTCGTCCCCATActcgcgtgggtagcaactcgatgctctccacctttagacaattcaatgtcattacaggaagctcTTCATCTTTGCTAAAATCTAAatgtagggatgacaatgggaatacacaacctaaatcctaatcaaatctaaaatttaaaaatatatttttttatgagaaataacctgagaatgacacgtgaaattttttttatgagaattaacgtgggaatgacacgtcactaagaattaacgtgagaacgacacgtcactaaatcagcctgatatgagttcttcttttctaatatatattgataaggTCAAGTCGATTAtactttttattattatttttaaaaatcacaatttatgattaaaatttaatatttaaataatattattatttattaaaaaaattacaattaataattaatataatgaaaaataatatttagaaattattaataactaattaatttaaAGGTCAGGATAACTTTAACtacatataatataatataatattattatttagagaaattgaaaagtttgaaaattagtaattaatataatgtataataatattataaaaattattaataactaattaatttaaAGGTCAGGGTAACTTTAACtagattatttttaaaaaagagaATCACATTGAAAATAAGATAGGCTTGAGAAAATGCTCTGCCAAGTGAGCTTGAAGTTCAATAAATAACAATAAGAAACAGAAAGATAGAAAAGCATAACAGATTATTACATGAACtaaggaaaattgaaaaaaacaagGAAAAGCAGAACATAACATAAACTAAGACAGATAGCCTGAAACTAGCAAAGGCAGCACTTAATAATAAGAAGACTATATCATCTCCCTTCTCGCTATCTCATGCAACATAGCTAAGGCGCAACACAATCTCCAACTGAAACAACGCTAAAAAGTCCTATAGCAGCTACTCCTGATATCAGATATCAGTGATAAAAA
This portion of the Lotus japonicus ecotype B-129 chromosome 3, LjGifu_v1.2 genome encodes:
- the LOC130746207 gene encoding uncharacterized protein LOC130746207, coding for MSAEKEKLDAASSIHKDVDDDPMGVTDESSDVHHLKNHNLLLEMPSRISEDSSSSDFVAIRMPLTPSPTPTHKRVNFLVTSRSVDAPMSNNNNSINPGNSASRGKSSIRSMLPKLNFKHRRSSSDIEKAVLTAAAPEESSSSGPEEKSSISRTVSLTKIFTPKINRTSSLPVEEIGRANTESALGGCLGGSPYRKEGTIARTRSEPVDNQEKSLKKMDKYYRIIHSSPRVKEWNDWLTMSKAKDTENEDDGEDIAEEEAVCRICMVDLCEGGETFKMECSCKGELALAHQECAIKWFSIKGNKTCDVCKEEVRNLPVTLLRIQNVQTQNTGARSQQEDDFRVWQELPVLVIVSMIAYFCFLEQLLVRKMGTRAIFISLPFSCVLGLLSSMTSSTMVKSSNFIWIYAAVQFALVVIFAHIFYSLVSKQAVLTILLASFAGFGVVMSGSSILAEFGRWRRRWRTLSEQQHRSQATQGQHSQTINTSRSGLPNHSGTVV